GATGCCCCCCAGGGACTGCACGATGGCCTGTCGCGCGGTTTCTTCGTCGGAGCCGCTGCTTTCCGCCAATCGCTTGACCATCGCTTCGGCGGCCTGGGTGTAGATCCAGCCGGGGGCGATGGAATTGACCCGGATTCCTTTTGGCCCCAGTTCTTTGGACAGGGCTTTGCTGTAGGCGGTCAGGCCGGCCTTGGACGCGGCATAGGCGGTGGTCGAATCGTGCAGGGGCAGGCTGCGCTGGATGGAACTGATGTGCAGCACCACGCCGGAACCGCGCTGGATCATCGCCGGCAAGAGCAGGCGGTCGAGGCGGACCGCCGCCAGCAGGTTCAAGTTGATTTCCTGTTGCCAGAATGCCTCGGTGGCCGCGGCGAAGCCTCCCCCCGGGGTCTTGGATCCTCCGGCGTTGTGGATCAGGATGTCGGGGCTTCCCCA
The sequence above is a segment of the Candidatus Methylacidiphilales bacterium genome. Coding sequences within it:
- a CDS encoding SDR family oxidoreductase, coding for MSHPSLDPREFSGKRVLVTGGTQGTGAAMVRRFLDGGAEVATTARSGPPEALKEALFIQADLSTVEGPAHVAQAIHAAWGSPDILIHNAGGSKTPGGGFAAATEAFWQQEINLNLLAAVRLDRLLLPAMIQRGSGVVLHISSIQRSLPLHDSTTAYAASKAGLTAYSKALSKELGPKGIRVNSIAPGWIYTQAAEAMVKRLAESSGSDEETARQAIVQSLGGIPLGRPAYPEEVAELAAFMASPRAASIHGAEYVIDGGTIPTI